A genomic stretch from Megalobrama amblycephala isolate DHTTF-2021 linkage group LG22, ASM1881202v1, whole genome shotgun sequence includes:
- the LOC125258326 gene encoding histone H2B: MPEPAKSAPKKGSKKAVTKTAGKGGKKRKRSRKESYAIYVYKVLKQVHPDTGISSKAMGIMNSFVNDIFERIAGESSRLAHYNKRSTITSREIQTAVRLLLPGELAKHAVSEGTKAVTKYTSSK, encoded by the coding sequence ATGCCTGAACCAGCAAAGTCCGCGCCTAAGAAGGGCTCCAAGAAGGCCGTCACGAAGACCGCCGGTAAGGGAGGAAAGAAGCGCAAGAGGTCCAGGAAGGAGAGCTACGCTATCTACGTCTACAAAGTCCTGAAGCAGGTTCATCCTGACACCGGCATCTCTTCCAAGGCGATGGGCATCATGAACTCTTTCGTCAACGACATCTTCGAGCGCATCGCCGGTGAGTCGTCTCGTCTCGCTCACTACAACAAGCGCTCCACCATCACTTCTAGAGAGATCCAGACCGCCGTGCGTCTGCTGCTGCCCGGAGAGCTGGCCAAACACGCCGTGTCCGAGGGCACCAAGGCCGTCACCAAGTACACCAGCTCCAAGTAG